In Rutidosis leptorrhynchoides isolate AG116_Rl617_1_P2 chromosome 6, CSIRO_AGI_Rlap_v1, whole genome shotgun sequence, the DNA window tatcataataaataatttaacaaataaatagaaatatacttaatacacatacttaaagtatattaatattttatttattaaaatatataaaatgaataaacctaattaaataatgaaatatataagtattaatataaaaactatatcactaataatatatttatatatatatttgttcggttgcaagtatatgttttaataaaaatatgaatgatctaggttcgtgaatccgaggccaaccctgcattgttagatgtcgtcttatgtatttttactacaaaatacattaggtgagtttatttgattcccttttactctttacatttttgggactgagaatacatgcgctgcttttataactgttttacaaaatagacacgagtaaatgaaactacattctatggttggattattaaactgaatatgcccctttatagtatggtaatctaagaattagggaacagacaccctaattgacgcgaatcctaaagatagatctatcgggcccaacaagccctatccaaagtaccggatgctttagtacttcgaaatgtatatcatgtccgatggaggatcccagaatgatggggatattcttatatgcatattgtgaatgtcggttaccaggtgttcaatccatatgaatgattatttttgtctctatgcatgggacgtatatttatgagaaatgaaaatcttgtggtctattaaaattatgaaaagattatttatgttaaactaatgaactcaccaaccttttggttgacacttgaaagcatgtttattctcaggtataaaagaaatcttccgctatgcatttgctcattttagagatattacttggagtcattcatgacatatttcaaaagacgttgcattcgaatcgtcgggttcatcaagattattattaagtcaattatagttacatgtattatgaaatagtatgcctgccgtcaactttcgatgtaatgaaagattgtcttttcaaaaacgaatgcaatgtttgtaaaatgtatcatatagaggtcaagtacctcgcgatgtaatcaactgttgtgaatcgtttataatcgatatggacttcgtccggatggattaggacgggtcctttcaatgcgatcgcatggggttaaggcagagaaaccatgcggtcgcatggctatgcatagccaggaattgaacccaggtggtgtgcttcattggacaactcggtggccactcaggtaAGCCTGAATGGTTTCATGCGAACGTTTTAACTAGTTTTTTTGGGTAAGCGATATCAAGCATTGTATTGTATcacatatattatacatataaatagtTTTTACAACCAATTTAACGTACTACATATTTATACTGTTAACAACATGTTAGAAGTCATTGACATGGGTCAGAGCCCACTCACTCAATCATATCTAGACCAAGTGTCTCATTTATTGTATATTTATGTATTAAACTTTTTGATATTACAGAAGAGATGTTAATGACATGtactattgatgttatgcgaggtgtatatgaaatagttatatttttattgcgaaatactattaaatacgatacaattttacacaagttatttatttatctatagagtggatatacctaaaccttgctacaacactatatgcagtgtacctaatcgtacagtagtgtagtttttagtaagtccggttcgttccacagggagctagccaagtttaacgctatatttattttaaactatatttgtataaaaatatatatataagtaatattattattgttataaaaaggggtttttaccgtttaatgaccggtttgtcgattttatgtcttaagtcacaattaaaacctaatgtaaaatattaaaaataaatataacttaatttaaagcgtaaagtaaatgacgataattaaagtgcgttaaataaaatgacgataaataaaattacatgattaaaaagtacgataattaaaagtgcgataagatataaaataaagaaattatgcttatttaaacttccgtaataatgatgttcgacgtgttgattttagtttattaccatgggttaattgtcttttgtcctgaattattcaatatgtccatacggtttttgtccataacagtccatcagtcataaatataaagtgccagtgtcctcgtcaaattatccttatatccgaagtcaaatattccaactaattggggatttaaactgtaataaggttaatacattgttaatgattacaccaggttatcaactgtgtgcaatctaaggttttaatactttattaagaaataattgtgccgttggtccctccattttaccccaaaaagctaacagcatccctcaagtttttttttggcTTTCAGCGTCCCTCTATTATCACATTTTTTGATTACGCGTCCCTCCGTCAACTTTCCGTTAAAAAATTCCGTTAAGGCAtgccatgtgccttgcatgtgagggtaaattcgtctttttactctttttcttcctcttcttcactCGTAACCCCATCAAAATCAACTAAAAAAACTCAAAAAGCTGATCGAATTAGCAggcatccttgtacataattctcaCATCATCATTCGTGTCTATTGAATCTCTTATATAACCATATCATCATTTAATATCATCATCATATTACCTGATTCAAATCAACTTCATCTTTATCATTGTTCATCATCTTTATTTCTCTTTTTAGGGGTTTCTTGTTTTGAAGATTAAACACCAATCTGAATACAAATGTGAGTTCCTTATCATCATATTAACCTTCTTTTCTCATCAGATCGAATTGAAAATCATCACAAAATTCCGGATCTGAAAGTCAAACTTAGCAACTTTATGGTCAACAATTTAATTGGTTTGATTTCGAGAATTTCAGGTTAAGATGTTGATTTTCTAGTGTTAGTTGGATGATTTGGAGACATTTTTATGAAGAAATAAAAATCTAAATCGCTCTTATTCAGAAAAATCAAATAATTGATACTCATAAAGTTTCGCTATCTGTTCAACCTTGATTTTGAAATTCGAAGTTGTTGCAGGTGTAATTTCTTCACGGAAATAGATGATTAAAGGTGCAGGAAGATATTTGAACAATTTGTGATTCATAATTTGTACATAATTTGTATATAATCTGGAATCATCGAAGTTCAAGTTTGTGATTCATATTTTTTATATACATCTCATTTCGAATACtgagattaataaaaaaaattaatcagGTAATCCCACATGAAGTTGTCCAGGGTCTTCTCGCAGCTTGTAAAAGTGGTTCATTTGACTCTGCAAACAAAGAAGTCAACAACGTTATTGCCGAGGGATATCCAGTCAGTCAGATGCTTTCACAGGCCTGTCCTATAATCGTAATCTGAAAAAGACCCAAATCGTATTCAAATATTGATATCATAATATGTCACTGCCGTTGTTTGATATTGTGGTTGAATCTGATGATGCAACTGATGAACAAAAAGCAAGAATATGCAAGAAACTGGGTGAAGCTGATAACGTATTCATTTGATCCTATTTCATTTTTTGATAGTTTTCattcattattatcagtattagtatcctTATTTTGAAGCATGAAATAGAAAATTGGTATAAATCTTTATACTACTGTGGCCTGTTCCAAAAAATGCAACATATGACTAGGTCCTTTTGACAGTTTGACTAGTAATCAAAACTTAAAAATGCATTATCCAGACTTGATGTTTAGAGTTCATAAAGTTTAGTCCATGAATTAATTTGTTGCTTTTATTTACTACTGTGCaggtaggatttttttttttttttttttaaaaaaattgataAATATTTTAGTGGGATCGAAATGATGGTTAggctttatggttccttaataATTGTTAAAACTCTTTAAAATTTGCGATTGTCTCTGTGTAATTGTTTAGCCATGGTGGATCTTTGTTAACATGGAACTAGGATCTACTATCTTTTAGGGTTTGGTTAAGATTCAGATGAAGAAGAAGGTaaaaaagacgaatttaccctcacatgcaaggcacatggcaTGCCTTAACGGACTTTTTTAACGGAAAGTTGACGGAGGGACGCATAATCAAAAAATGTGATAATAGAGGGACGCTGAAAgtcaaaaaaaaaacttgagggactctgttagctttttggggtaaaatggagggaccaacggcacaattattttctttattaacaattacaccaagtgtccttgtatgtaatccacccctgttttaatgagtccattgactattaatccattcccgtgtccggttaaatgaacgattattagtatttataaatattccgcccatcgtgtccgatcgagtgtatatggttatttatagatacgtcaaattgtaaatctctatattaaattaacaaattatcattcaattaaacaaatataaagctcattaatagtccatagtccaatttccacaagtgtcggtcttttgtccaaaccccaattatggtacaaagtccaataaccccgtctttaatatttagtctaacatcatgattacttcgatttaaataagcataataataacttagctacgagacattaatttaaaaagattgaacataacttacaatgagtattaatagcgtagcgttacacggacaggattatgacttacaaacttaaaacattcgacactataaccttattattattaacttaaaattaaaattataattaaattataaatatatatatatattgagagatagagagtagatagaaaaagatgtatataactcgtcgagcaaactgactttttatagaacctggccagctACAGTAGCTCATGCGATGACAtgagttttgttcttccaggccatgcgatcgcatggccagctggatccagcccacatgcttttgtttgctagtttgtcgacgttatataataatatataatataatataatatatataattttatataattatatatatatatatatatatatatatatatatatatatatatatatatatatatatatatatatatatatatattatattatattcttgtacatagtagacttgtaattttaggtccgttgcgtcgcgcgttgatagttggttcatgtcccggttccggattttcgaatgtcctttcgtacgatttaatatcttgtactttgcgtttcgcggctcgtactcttgtaacttttagacgtttctcatcaataaattgaacctcttggattgtactttgtactttttagcgttttggtcatttgcgtcttcaaatcgtcgaatctgtcttttgtcttcaccttttattatttaaacgaatatcacttgtaaatagaacaattgcaaccaaaagtttgtctttcttgaaggataatgctatgaaatataggttcgtttttagcattatcaactattgTAAACATGAGTATATTGTAGACTATAATCAAAGTATTGAAGTATAAAACTTGAGTATTTTAACTTAAATGGAAGTGTTGATGTACAAATTTTTTTATTTAGGTTATGATGTTTATTTTTGCAGTATCTGCAATACATGCATCAGTCAACAATGCTGCATACGATTGAACAAGTTTGGCCAATTTACTATCCATGTATTCAAGTAACTATCTACTCtcaaatacaaatatgttataacatTCACATAAAAATCAAAGCTTTATTAAAAATACTATTAGCACATCAAGATCATAATAGATTTTACATCAAGCAAAAGCATAAAACAATGGCGATCGCAGCGACACAGATCCAGCCACAAAAACATACCGATAGGAGAAACCTTACCTCCTAAACTTCGGTACAACTGCTTTTACACATACTTAACAAACtttcatatattttacaaacagAGCCCGTTTAGGGGAAAAAAAATTAAGATATAAAGAACCAAGGAACATATTAAGTAGTCAATCTAACCCATTTAAGATTAGAAATCAAGATAAGGATATAAGTTTGCCATTCGTCTTTCAGCCACATCTCGCATCACTAAAACCCATTTCACAGCAGCCCGTATTTTGCACCACCTTCCCTTGGATGACCCGTTCTAACCTGTTTAAGACTAGATGTTAAGATATGGATATAAGTTTGCCATTCGTCTTTCAGCTACATCCCGCATCACTAAAACCCATTTCACAGCAGCCCGAATCTTGCACCACCTTCCCCTGGGCGATCCGTTTCTTGAGTAACGGATATTAAAGTCAGAGGAAACCATATTTACAAGTTGGTTACAACGGCCACTGCACACTTCATTTCCTTCCCATATTGATGGCCTGTGTTGAAAATCAAAATCAGCGGCCACCTGACCCGATAACATACTTGGGCCTGAAGTACTTCCTTCACCATATGGCCCGTTGCCAAAATCTCTTAACATATAATTATTCCTTAAATCAGGAGAATACATTTGCATAGAAGACCCCTCAGCTATGTATTGACTATTATTACCAATTCCGTACAAATATGGCTCTGAGGCCAACTGCACTTGGTCTGCACAAAACAACAGTTTATTGAGTGCGTCGAACAAAAGGGAACTAATTTTAAATTATTGAttcatttatatatgaaatatgTAATGttcattaataatttatatatacatatatacctgGGTTTATTGCAGGCATATTAACATCCTGCAGACCTAAATTGACAACATTCCTAAGAGGGAAACTTGCTGTTAACATTGAGCctccgaaaactgaaaagtcatccattggTAACATTCCGTTTAAATTCTTGTAAAACTGCTGTTTTAAAGATTCCACCCTAGGCTGCAACATCACAAAAGtggaatataattaataataataataataattaattaagtattaagtatcataattataaaagaacaaataAATCTAAGTAAGTAGGAGTAGAATACAAACCATCTGAAATTTAGGAATGTTATCTAGAGACAAGTAATCTTGGCCATCAAAAATCACACCTACAATCTTGAAAATGCAATTGAACAAAAGTGTGGCCCCTTCGGTCCCACAGTTGTACATAAACAAATTGTCGTCTATAATACAATCTTTGGCATGTTTTATGATCGCGTCCCATATTTTGATACATGACTCACCAAGTATCTATGTTTCACAAGCGAAATCTAATCATTTAGTACatgaaaactatatatatatatatatatatatatatatatatatatatatatatatatatatatatatatatatataggggcaggatcaatgggtaagtaaccaatcggggggaagcgggggaagcaaaaaaattttttttcgtttttttgaattttttttttcccggcatcaagatcacacgaaaatatgaacatttagaagagacacttcgtgatgaatgctattatttaggcgggaaaacgatcgacaaaaataacattcaagataatattgttcgtgaagaatatatgaacgtttttttttcatgttttgtgaagtaaaatttagcccgatttagagtttagggtttagggttttgggtttattccataaacccaaaacaccaaaccctaaaccctaaactctaaaccgttcgtgttaaaaactcaatctaaatcctaaatctaaaccctaaatctaaaccctaaaccctaaatttctaaaccctaatatctaaaccctataaaccctaatatctaaaccctaatatctaaaccccaatagctaaaacctcaaaatacgctcgaaaaacacgataattgttatatattacttcttcgagcgtttttccgccaaaataaaaacatttatcacaaagtgtctctactaaatgttcatattttcatctcatctataatgttcgtgaacaaagttttttcaaaaatcgaaaaaaaaaaaaagtttttgcttcccccgcttccccccgaatggttacttccctcttgatcctaccactatatatatatatatatatatatatatatactgtgaaATAAAGTATAAACTTTTTCCTTACCTTGCGTAGTGACGACTCGTTAGTAACATACATTTGTAAGAAATGCTTTACAGTGCGTATCCCTTTTTCCGCCAATCGTTTGCGAAAAGCACCATCTTTTGATATCTTTTCCAAACGCCATATGTCATCATCCAAAGATGGGGGATGGTGCTTCTTATATGCTGCACAATAATATTATAAAACTGATAAATTTGATATTAGGGAAATTTCAACCCCGTATACATAAAAGTGGGTCGGTTTTGGTTATGTATTATCTCTAACGGGTCATATACGGTTGGTTAAATATTTAAGTTAAAAATGAGTCAATCCTGATTTAAGCCATCATCCCGAAGTGACATACAGCTACAGAAACCTTTCTTAATCACTTAAGACAGATTAGCTTCTTTAATAGTATAGTCTTTCTAACCATTTTGACGCTTACTTCAAATTACCCATTGTTGACCTGTCACCCGACCCGCCCAATTTTCCACCTTCCAAATTTCTAGAAAGTTTGACTCAGAGAGTCAAACATAATAAATAAGATATAAGAGACAGAGAAAAGGGACTAACATTCACCGCGATGATCTTTAACTACAAAAGGCTCGCTTCTCGCTTCTTTAATTCTCACATCAGAAACAACGGCCTGTGCACCTAACCTGAACGTCCGACTTCGTATCCAGCTCGAGTTATCCGTAAAGTAAACTTCACCTAAATCTCCAACTCCATCTTTCAAAACCACCACTAAATCTCCAGTCACTAATGGCCTTTTCCCATCTCTTGCATATATAATTTTGGCCTCAAAATCCTTCTTTgaccaatcttcatcatcatcaactgAAAATTCACCATCAAGTGGAACAATTTGTATCTTTAACGAAGATAACGGTCCAGATGTCACGACTTGATTGGTTTCAGTATCAAACAGTACTATTTGGACAACACCATTGTTCTCAGATTCCACCCTACTGCCTGTAAACAGCTTCT includes these proteins:
- the LOC139851650 gene encoding calmodulin-binding protein 60 B-like isoform X2; this encodes MVLKRLLGEGEGDGNEFRNRGTKQRTVTSSFARDVMYGHSTQELASTLEPLIRRWVREEVQLACQRFCCSSPSKTSLQLRFATRFSQKLFTGSRVESENNGVVQIVLFDTETNQVVTSGPLSSLKIQIVPLDGEFSVDDDEDWSKKDFEAKIIYARDGKRPLVTGDLVVVLKDGVGDLGEVYFTDNSSWIRSRTFRLGAQAVVSDVRIKEARSEPFVVKDHRGESYKKHHPPSLDDDIWRLEKISKDGAFRKRLAEKGIRTVKHFLQMYVTNESSLRKILGESCIKIWDAIIKHAKDCIIDDNLFMYNCGTEGATLLFNCIFKIVGVIFDGQDYLSLDNIPKFQMPRVESLKQQFYKNLNGMLPMDDFSVFGGSMLTASFPLRNVVNLGLQDVNMPAINPDQVQLASEPYLYGIGNNSQYIAEGSSMQMYSPDLRNNYMLRDFGNGPYGEGSTSGPSMLSGQVAADFDFQHRPSIWEGNEVCSGRCNQLVNMVSSDFNIRYSRNGSPRGRWCKIRAAVKWVLVMRDVAERRMANLYPYLNI
- the LOC139851650 gene encoding calmodulin-binding protein 60 B-like isoform X1, with amino-acid sequence MVLKRLLGEGEGDGNEFRNRGTKQRTVTSSFARDVMYGHSTQELASTLEPLIRRWVREEVQLACQRFCCSSPRSPFNALEPCSKTSLQLRFATRFSQKLFTGSRVESENNGVVQIVLFDTETNQVVTSGPLSSLKIQIVPLDGEFSVDDDEDWSKKDFEAKIIYARDGKRPLVTGDLVVVLKDGVGDLGEVYFTDNSSWIRSRTFRLGAQAVVSDVRIKEARSEPFVVKDHRGESYKKHHPPSLDDDIWRLEKISKDGAFRKRLAEKGIRTVKHFLQMYVTNESSLRKILGESCIKIWDAIIKHAKDCIIDDNLFMYNCGTEGATLLFNCIFKIVGVIFDGQDYLSLDNIPKFQMPRVESLKQQFYKNLNGMLPMDDFSVFGGSMLTASFPLRNVVNLGLQDVNMPAINPDQVQLASEPYLYGIGNNSQYIAEGSSMQMYSPDLRNNYMLRDFGNGPYGEGSTSGPSMLSGQVAADFDFQHRPSIWEGNEVCSGRCNQLVNMVSSDFNIRYSRNGSPRGRWCKIRAAVKWVLVMRDVAERRMANLYPYLNI